The DNA region ATAATGTATTACAGCAATTTGGGAAGTCAGAGGATCATAGCCGGTGGCTCCGGAGGCGAAGCCGACACCGGTGAGGAGATCTTCCGTCTTCAAGCCTTTATCCAAGTACGCCGGCAAGTATTTCTTCAGCCCGAGCAGCTCCGCTGTTTCATTTCCCATTATTTCGTTATTAATAGATGAAGAAACACACGACTACTTATACGCAAATGAATTCTGGCTCAATATGTCCGGGCAAGTGCCTTTGTATCGTTATTTATGGATGCTGTGTTGTCGAACGAATGTGCACTTGGATTATATTACCTAAGAAGTCGGAGGGGACTCTTCCATTGCAAAACCTTCCTGTAGGTTTCCCGCCCATGAAGTCCCTTCCATAAGGGCGAAAGTTGCACTTCAACGCAGTCAGTAGATCATTGTTATTCCCAGTATCCAGCATCGAGTCACCGAACGCGAAAAGTGCTGGCGGGCCCTTATTTTTGGTGGCCGGAGCTGCTGCCAAAGATTTTCCATAGAGAAACACAGATACTGTGATCTCAAGGGAGATGGCAATTATGAGAGTTCTCGTCATTGTTGAAGTGAGAGTGAATATGCCTGATCACTTAATTTTCTATGTATGCTATTGGTGTTGAAGAGCACAACATCATCGTCATCTATTTATAGGTCTCCAAAAGGTTACGGTTGGTTCAATTTTTGAAACAATCtccaatttaattaatcaacgCATGCTTGCATGTGAGCTTACATTTCTTCAAAAAGATCAATGATACCATGTGATCTCGTATGGGACATATGGATAATTTGTGAACTACCTACTTACTGAGCATATGCACGTCCTATTTACCTCTACTAATTCTTGTTACTACCTCAATTAATTCCTACGCTATACGCTACATGTTGGTGATAAATATGTTTTTAAACACAGCATCTTGTTTCCATGTTTTTGTTGACAGAGGTGTTTCACATTAGAAATCACAATTATTTACCGACGAAATGGGTATTGTTCCATGGTGTTATCAGGGTTGTCTTGGTACTGTACTTTGGATGCAATtcaatttatgtatttttgaCGGATCAATTCAATTTATCTATGATTAATTGAGAAGTTGTTCACAATGATTAATTAGCAAAATAATACTTAAATCTTTTTAAGCTGCTGATCAGAACATCATTCAACAACTTAACTATGCTTATCGGTCTGACCAAGCAACCGAAAGTAATCATACTTTTGTTCTCTATTGAAAAGTTTCGTAAtcataaaattcataaaacaTTTCTCATGCAGGGATGGATTTAGAAGAGGAGAGGCTCCCGTTGAAGTGGGGAACAGTTATTAAATAATGTTTACATATTCTATTGAACttgtcattttttaaaataaaattattttcttttatctccTTGACTTTACGATGTTATCCCTTCTTTATCTTTCCTTGAGTTTTGTCCCCTTTAGACCAAACTCCTCAGTTCGTCCCCAATCGCGTTGTCTCATAAGAAAAATTACATTACCCACGTCCATATATGTTCCATTTTTAATACAGGGTTAATTAAATGAATCGACTATATGTAAAATAATAGGTTTTTTATACCGTTACAATACCGTAAAAATACAGTACTTATATTAAAATGTATGATACTTTTATTCAAATGCGTAATATTTCTGTTACAAACGATgaattttgaatatatataacgCATTTGAATAAAAACATCACACTTTTAGATGCAACAGTTAGTCACTGTACAAAATCCCATGCAACATATGCGGATTTCACCAAATGAAAACAcaagatatatacatatgatgattaattaatcaacAAATATAGCATGCAGTGCAATATTAATTGCGTGCCCCAAATGGGAGTACTTCAGTCCTTTTTCCAGATAATTAAGTGTCCATCGTACGTTATTAGTCCCTTTAATTAGGCTAAAATCGTTATTagtcaatttcaaaatatataattaaagccCGCCAAagtttttctttctcaatAGAAATCATGGGCTCTTCCAAATAAGTTACCAAAAAGATTTTATACTTCGTAATCAAGAGATTATAGGTTCGATACTCTCCCAtactcttttattaattattaatatatttatttcactCTATTACACTCACGAATCTCCCtcgtaaataaaaaaaaatcagtcaCTGTCAATAGATTAATGATATTTTATCATCCCtttgcaaaataaaaaatttctgatCATCCGTAATAGGGATCGCTCTCTCAGTCATCTATTCTACAGAATTTCCTGTTCTCTGATTGGCCAGTGATCTAGTGGCCACgagtaaaaattttgtgaTCGATGACTGATCGTCACATTTCTTCTGCGTGTTAAATATCTAGCGGATCTAAAAGGGATTGGACCCGTTAAAATCTCAAACTAATAGAATATGCAACTCTATCATCTTATAAACTTATGAATTCACTTTAATTATTTCGACATGGGATTTCAGGATCCTTGAGATCACATACAATCGAGAACTCAATTAAATACCAACAATTAACATATACAAGCATATATGCCATATAGGCAGGTGAATTGTTCATCTTATCTATCCCaagggggaaaagaaaaaaaaagggaatgtTCATCTTAAAAACATACATTGATATGTAGATATAGTCATCGATGTTTGAGGAAAGATTAATGTCTGCTTTTCACCGAAAATATCTGTTTGCTCTGTTCGATCTTACTTATTTTCTGTTGTTGAAATAGAACAAACTAGAATGTTATAGAATACATAAGTTGGGTATTACATAAAATAAGTGGGCGAAACATGAACTTGCAAGAAAACATCGACTTGTGTTTATATCATCGGTTTAGCTGTGAGGGTTAATTGTGCCAGGCAGTTGTCCAGAATGAGCTCCGTTGATTCAATCATTATCCTATGATCTAGTGCTGTTCGGTAGCTGGCCGAAAAAAGAATTGCAGTTTGTTTCGgtgaaatatatgtataatttggTTTCACATCTCCGCATAGTTCGGCTGTAGTTAGGATTTGCTAGGAAATTTTGTAGCCTTTCATGGGACTCTGAGGTCAATGTGCCCTGCTATGGCCTTGTCTTAGTAGGATTTGAAGTTATTAGGATGATAATCGTCCTGTGGAGTCGAACGCTATATCATGAACCGCTTAGTTGTATATCTCTTTATATATGTCGTTGAAAAGTGCGGTTTGCTCATCTTGAGCATCATTCTCTATCATAATTCCTTCGCTGATGACTCCTTGTTTTTCCATGGTAGCCACAGTGGAGAATGCTACCAGAATGAAGAGGATCCTGGAACTATACTGCAAAGCCACAGGACAGAGCTAGCATATATTTGCGAAAAGTCCTCCCTTTACTTTAGTAACAATACGAGAGACCAGACCGGAAGGCACATTTGGGAAATGCTGACCCCTCAGTGAAGCCACGGAAGTACCTTCGGCTTCCTTCTGAACCGGGAAGATCAAAGTATGAATCGCTCAATCAATTGAAGGAAAGAATCCAAATTAAggaagctgcaattgcaaggaTGGAAACAAGCAACCTTATCTCAATCAGGGAAAGAACTGCTGATCAAGCATGAAGCTAGTGCCAATATTCCGACGTACACAATGAGCTGTTTTAAGTTGGCCAAGAAACGGTGGGATGAAATAAATGCCATAGCTGCAAGGTTTTGCTGAGACATTAAAGGGGGATTGAATACATTCCACTGGCTGCAAGAAGAGAGGGCTAATTCGGCCTTACGAGTGAAAAGGCATCTTAACCGTCAAGTCTGCTTATGGTTTCATTAAAAGGGCATCTTCTTCTGACCAAGCAAGCGGGACAACTTGTAGATCAATATTGGGTCTCAACTGCTCGCCCAAAGTGAAGAATTTTGTTCAGAGAGCTTGTTCAAATGCAGTGGCTCCATTAAGCAATCCGAGAAGAAGGAAGGTCATCTTAGCTGCTGAAGGAATGTcgagagaaggagaaagaaaggaGCCCAACTACACAGCGTGCTCGTGCTGAAAGTGCCGAGGCAGGTTCAAACAAGTATATTATTGATcatatgattattttttaaaaattgatcgTGTGATTACTTTCGTACTTCCAGTGCATTCGTTTGGGTAAATAATGTATATCGTTTGAATTCCCGACTCTGTATAGGTCAGTCCCTTTAGCTAGTTAGGAAGTTTTTTAGCCTCTCATGGGACAGTGAGCTGAAGTTCCCCGCACTTTGGAGGTGAAGTTAGTAACGATGATGATCGTCTCGTGGAGCCGGGATACTTCCATATCATGAGGAAGttacttttatataatttaaatctGGTCGAAAAATGTACTGATTTGCTCATCATCCGAGCATCATTTGATCTTTTCGATCAGAATCTGGTCGAGCAACGCACTCTTTCTTGCTCTTATTATAGTATACAACGAGCAATTCAACTCTTTCTCCAACTTCTACGACAATAAAACGgatgaattaattatatgatGGCACAGTCGTGATGACATTCTGGAGGTGGCTTTTGCCTCCATTTATTGTAATACATTGTGCATGGTGTAGTTCTAAGACAAGAGCGAGACTGCCGATCAGAGAAGCTGGTTTTTGTACTTGTTACGCGTTTCGTTCGACACAATCTCATAGGCCCTCTCTGTCGGGGGTTAGCTGTCCCAGAACAAAAACTTGGTGTCGTCCTTGCAAGTTTCGAGGTCATCCAGACGATTGCACAGTACGCTCAATTCTATATTCCCTGTGCCATAGCATCCCTTGTTTTCGACCTCGAATCCTGATAGATTAGTGACTCTGATTACATAGTAGAGGAACGCCACGAAGTGAAGACATAGCGTATTTGGTATAGTTCCGGATGATGTCGAGGAAGGTGGAGTAGATGTCCATATAGACAAACCTGACACCAGGGATCTGTGCACTATGGTCCTTGAGCTTGGCAGAGAGCTGAAGAGCTGAAGAGCTGAAGAGCTGAAGAGCTGAGCCGCTTGGCTTACTGGCTCTGAGCACTCCCACCTCAAGCTTCCACCGATTGTCCTCTGTGCCAGCACGGATCCGACCGGCGGCATACTCGTCACTCCGATCTTCCTCGCACCTTTTCAATATAGATCCTGCAGTCCTCCATATGTGGACTCAAACCATAATTGTAATCGCAACTGTAAACAAGATTAATGATAGTATTCTAACCATCCCATAGGAAAATGAGCAGAGTATAAGGAAATGTTGTAGCGGACACTCCTAAAAGGATAAGTATTGGCAATGTCATCATTCCCGGCGGACATGCCGGTAGGTACATCTTCACACCAAATAGCTCGGCTGTTTCGTTCCCTTTATTTCGATATAACCAGACAAAGAAAATCACACACACGACTCTCTCTGTGATGAAGAGTTTCCTCTGTAGTAGTAAGGTTGTTGCCCGTATGTTCGGGCTCAATATGTCCCGGTGAGTGTGTCCATATCCTGTTTTCTACGTACCATCTTGTTGAACATAAGTCACGCCTCTTactaacaaaataataattaatcgTACGTATATGtgcatgtaaatatatatatgtatctatcaATTGGTTCAAAAGTGAGAATTATTGGTGATTAGGTAAATGAAATGGGTTACCTAAGAAATCGGAGGGGACTCTCCCATTGCAAAACCTCCCCGTAGGTTTCCCCTCCTATGAAGTCCCTTCCATAAGGGTGAAATTTGCACTTCGCCACAGTTTTTATATCGTAGTTATTCCCGGTGTCCCGGACCACGCCGAACATGAAACATTGAAAATTGCTGGCTATGATTGTTCTCATCATTGGCATCGTTTTGTGTTATTAATATCTACTTCCTAATCAATAGACCATGTATGTGGTCTATTTTGTTTCTAATGCTGCAATTTCATAATAACTCATTAGCTAGACATGGACATGCGATGAGGCTTGAGGCTTATTTAATTATCGCTGGGGACCATGACCATCTGCAGgcgaggggggaaaaaaatacaatatacATTAGTCACccaattaaaattcaaaatattcatcttttaattaaaaaataacctGAAACCATTTGTTATTGCTGATGTTCCGTATCAAAGTC from Punica granatum isolate Tunisia-2019 chromosome 3, ASM765513v2, whole genome shotgun sequence includes:
- the LOC116200310 gene encoding GDSL esterase/lipase At5g42170-like, which gives rise to MSAGNDDIANTYPFRSVRYNISLYSAHFPMGWCEEDRSDEYAAGRIRAGTEDNRWKLEVGVLRASKPSGSALQLFSSSALQLSAKLKDHSAQIPGVRVTNLSGFEVENKGCYGTGNIELSVLCNRLDDLETCKDDTKFLFWDS